Proteins encoded together in one Rossellomorea sp. y25 window:
- a CDS encoding BatA and WFA domain-containing protein, with protein MGIGNPIFFLFSFFIAAVILMYFFRKQYRDQVVPSNLLWEEVMKEWQASPWFHRLQKNVLLLLQVLILLFLMIALVKPYTFKEMAKKDHLVILLDTSASMNAVVNNRSHFEEAKEDIQSLVEGTDGKVTLLGVGKSLTTIVSEETNDRVVLNGLKNLPLSNDNEDMKKAIHLGEALAIGSESIIHIFSDSMKKDDFTEELTSPIQVHNLLTNPVNVSLTSFGVERLGSSYQGVAVIENQSEVSRRGHLTIYDEKNEISSVGLTLDPGGETVVPLSDLSHSPIYKAVIDFNDDYMEDNSLSSIQAAAKPAIHVIGEINPFLLKGFQSIGVDVKTIEEDQMKPGDEIILTTKEKWQQLSVGSPAMIVPERSKEATPLTHGIEATNEDPLLKHVELGKVYVDKVSSIQIKNLQSVATGDSIPLIQKGEVNGQKLVLLNLHLNESDFPLHPGFPIFLYNSYQFLSENHGFLGYYQPGEERTLPLSGDKWDIYSTEGEFEKEWTGEGMFKAPEAPGVYQAIRDGDMKYFSVVLDDREKQLSGGSSFSLEPTKGMKNEESKSIPQALTEWFLILAILLLFIEWEVYRRGNRI; from the coding sequence ATGGGAATAGGGAATCCAATCTTTTTTTTATTTTCTTTTTTTATAGCCGCCGTTATTTTAATGTATTTCTTTCGAAAACAATACAGAGATCAAGTTGTTCCTTCTAATTTACTATGGGAAGAGGTAATGAAGGAATGGCAAGCTTCTCCATGGTTTCATAGATTACAGAAAAATGTCTTACTTCTTTTACAAGTACTGATCCTTCTCTTCCTAATGATCGCCCTGGTAAAGCCTTATACATTTAAAGAAATGGCCAAAAAAGATCATCTCGTCATTTTACTGGACACCTCTGCCTCCATGAATGCAGTGGTGAACAATCGATCTCACTTTGAAGAAGCAAAGGAAGACATTCAATCATTGGTTGAAGGCACTGATGGAAAAGTAACCTTATTGGGGGTGGGGAAATCTTTAACCACCATTGTCTCGGAAGAAACAAACGACCGGGTTGTTCTCAATGGTTTAAAGAATCTACCATTATCTAATGACAACGAAGATATGAAAAAAGCGATTCACCTTGGAGAGGCGTTGGCAATCGGGTCGGAATCAATCATACATATCTTCTCAGACTCAATGAAAAAAGATGATTTTACAGAAGAACTTACAAGTCCTATTCAGGTACATAATCTTTTGACTAATCCTGTAAATGTTTCTCTTACAAGTTTCGGAGTTGAACGGTTAGGATCTTCTTATCAAGGAGTCGCTGTGATCGAAAATCAAAGTGAGGTATCACGAAGGGGTCACCTCACCATTTACGATGAAAAGAATGAGATCTCTTCGGTGGGACTGACATTGGATCCAGGAGGGGAAACCGTTGTTCCATTATCTGACCTTTCCCATAGCCCAATCTATAAGGCGGTAATCGATTTTAATGATGATTACATGGAAGATAACAGCCTTTCAAGTATTCAGGCTGCTGCCAAGCCGGCCATTCATGTCATAGGGGAAATTAACCCTTTCCTATTAAAGGGGTTTCAATCCATCGGAGTCGACGTGAAAACCATTGAAGAGGATCAAATGAAGCCTGGGGATGAAATCATCTTGACAACTAAGGAGAAGTGGCAGCAATTATCTGTTGGCAGCCCTGCCATGATCGTTCCGGAACGATCAAAAGAAGCCACTCCGCTGACACATGGGATTGAAGCGACGAATGAAGATCCCCTATTAAAACATGTTGAACTGGGAAAAGTGTATGTGGATAAAGTGAGTTCCATCCAAATAAAGAATCTCCAATCAGTTGCAACAGGTGATTCCATTCCTCTCATCCAGAAGGGAGAAGTGAATGGTCAGAAGCTTGTCCTGTTAAATTTGCACCTTAATGAATCAGATTTCCCATTACATCCGGGATTTCCGATCTTTCTTTATAATTCTTATCAATTTTTATCAGAGAATCATGGGTTTTTAGGCTATTATCAACCGGGTGAAGAGAGGACATTACCTCTTTCGGGAGATAAATGGGATATATACTCCACTGAAGGTGAGTTTGAAAAAGAATGGACTGGGGAGGGGATGTTCAAGGCACCCGAAGCACCTGGTGTATATCAAGCTATACGAGATGGTGACATGAAATATTTCAGTGTCGTACTTGATGATCGGGAAAAACAATTATCAGGAGGGTCTTCCTTTTCCCTTGAACCCACTAAAGGAATGAAAAACGAGGAATCAAAGAGCATTCCCCAAGCCCTTACTGAGTGGTTTCTAATCTTGGCAATCCTGCTATTATTTATCGAATGGGAGGTGTACAGACGTGGGAATCGAATTTAA
- a CDS encoding VWA domain-containing protein, producing MGIEFKEILWLWLMIPLGFVLFLFARQGLKRKEEKLVFILRGCGMVLLIIALADPLILLPDKGRSVLILADRSASVSEQEDHILNLINQASRTKVEHDGYGIVAFGENSEIERTISPDRNDINQFAGEINEGETNLEEGLEYASNLLTRGGRIVAITDGKETTGTGENVIPLLKGKGIEVDWIPLSPDTKDDVAVTNVTSPSIQYEGEETVITVNAYSTTKKEVEMRISLNDQSIIKEIVQVQEGNNEYQFKHVVGESGLLVYKAEAFTEGGGSKENNTLYNLARSLGPAKVLLVESPSGESPLTPLLKSAGFSVDSYKPEQLPGKLTSYLEYQTILFDNVSATSIPEKKMLLMEKSVQEFGRGFIMFGGSESFALGGYFKTPIEKLLPVNMDVKGKKELPSLGLVIVLDRSGSMNGQKIALAKEAAARTVSLLRDKDTLGVIAFDDRPWEIVETKPLSNRKKVEEQIRSISPGGGTEIFSSLQQAYKSLEDLPLKRKHIILLTDGQSATSGSYQSLVEDGHGKQITLSTVSIGEGADRGLLNDLSQWGKGRFYDVVDASVIPSILTRETVITTRTYIEDYPFYPAISSSKWETLFTEGIPQMNAYIATSPKGTSQVEMKSEKNDPILATWRYGLGRTFAFTSDTTGKWTGDFVRWKGWPTFVNQLVTRSFPDIQSNPYTIDVEDDRGYTQLKLSSSAGDVSQLEVTALDESGKEIPATTRIKDPGDYEVEFESRLSPGLYHMNISKAGEESGSSYQTGFSVPYSKEYTYKGGTRTLEEIVEATGGKRYSSPKEVFREFNNQSSREQSIRSLLISIGFLLFFSEIAIRRFGLGPIMGVFDKLKRKIPVTVPKERPTFEQLGSKVKQNREGNELEKPTSSKQTMPKASEEKGRINKSKVKQDPQETKDDDRLQRLLNAKRRRDK from the coding sequence GTGGGAATCGAATTTAAAGAAATCCTTTGGTTATGGTTGATGATTCCCCTTGGATTTGTACTCTTCCTATTTGCCAGACAGGGATTGAAGAGGAAGGAAGAAAAGCTCGTCTTCATATTAAGGGGATGTGGGATGGTTCTATTGATCATTGCCCTTGCTGACCCGCTTATTTTGTTGCCGGATAAAGGGCGGTCGGTACTCATTCTAGCTGACCGTTCTGCCTCTGTGTCGGAACAAGAGGATCACATCCTGAATCTGATCAATCAAGCATCCCGAACCAAGGTAGAACATGATGGATACGGAATCGTAGCCTTTGGAGAAAACTCGGAAATTGAACGAACAATTTCACCGGACAGAAATGACATCAATCAGTTTGCAGGAGAGATTAACGAGGGAGAAACGAACCTCGAAGAAGGACTGGAATATGCATCGAATCTCCTTACCCGGGGAGGAAGAATTGTTGCTATCACAGATGGTAAGGAAACGACTGGGACTGGGGAAAATGTCATACCATTATTAAAGGGTAAAGGGATTGAAGTGGATTGGATTCCACTTTCACCGGATACGAAAGATGATGTGGCAGTAACTAATGTTACGTCGCCCTCCATTCAATATGAAGGAGAAGAAACAGTCATAACCGTTAACGCGTACAGCACAACAAAAAAAGAGGTAGAAATGCGCATATCCTTAAATGATCAGTCAATCATTAAGGAAATTGTACAAGTGCAAGAAGGAAACAATGAATATCAGTTCAAGCATGTCGTAGGTGAATCGGGTTTATTGGTGTATAAGGCAGAGGCGTTTACAGAAGGGGGTGGAAGCAAAGAAAATAATACCTTATACAATCTTGCCCGTTCATTAGGGCCAGCCAAAGTACTCCTGGTGGAAAGCCCTTCTGGAGAAAGCCCGTTAACCCCATTACTGAAGTCAGCAGGGTTTAGCGTTGATTCATACAAACCTGAGCAGTTACCGGGAAAGCTGACTTCCTATCTGGAATATCAGACGATTCTTTTTGATAATGTATCTGCGACAAGCATTCCTGAGAAAAAAATGCTCCTTATGGAGAAAAGCGTGCAAGAATTTGGACGAGGATTTATTATGTTTGGCGGAAGCGAAAGTTTTGCTCTTGGAGGATATTTTAAAACACCGATCGAAAAATTACTGCCCGTCAATATGGATGTGAAAGGGAAAAAAGAGCTTCCGTCCCTTGGTCTTGTCATTGTGCTCGACCGCTCAGGGAGTATGAATGGTCAGAAGATTGCCCTTGCAAAAGAAGCTGCTGCAAGAACCGTCTCTTTACTTAGAGATAAGGATACGCTGGGAGTCATTGCATTTGACGATCGACCATGGGAAATCGTCGAGACGAAACCACTTTCCAATCGCAAGAAAGTAGAAGAGCAAATACGTTCCATTTCACCTGGTGGCGGAACAGAAATCTTTTCCTCCTTACAGCAAGCATATAAGAGTTTAGAGGATTTACCTTTAAAAAGAAAACATATCATTCTTTTAACGGATGGACAATCTGCCACGTCAGGCAGTTACCAGTCACTTGTAGAGGATGGTCACGGTAAACAAATTACGTTATCCACCGTCTCAATCGGTGAAGGAGCAGATCGAGGTCTATTAAATGATTTATCACAATGGGGAAAAGGTCGATTTTATGATGTTGTCGATGCCAGTGTGATACCGAGTATCTTAACAAGGGAGACAGTCATTACTACCAGGACCTATATTGAAGACTATCCATTTTATCCAGCGATTTCTTCGTCTAAATGGGAAACGTTATTTACAGAAGGCATTCCGCAAATGAATGCCTATATTGCCACTAGTCCAAAAGGCACTTCTCAAGTTGAGATGAAAAGTGAAAAGAATGATCCTATTTTGGCAACCTGGAGATATGGTCTGGGGAGGACATTTGCATTTACGTCTGATACAACTGGAAAATGGACAGGGGATTTCGTCAGGTGGAAAGGATGGCCGACGTTCGTCAATCAGCTTGTTACACGTTCGTTTCCTGATATTCAATCCAACCCTTACACCATCGATGTGGAAGACGATAGGGGATATACTCAGTTAAAGCTTTCGTCATCTGCGGGAGATGTCTCTCAACTTGAGGTAACGGCACTTGATGAAAGTGGAAAAGAGATTCCTGCAACGACGAGAATTAAGGATCCGGGGGACTATGAAGTCGAATTTGAGAGCAGGTTATCACCTGGACTATATCATATGAATATCTCCAAGGCAGGTGAAGAGAGTGGAAGCTCATACCAAACAGGCTTTTCGGTTCCATATTCGAAAGAATACACCTACAAGGGGGGAACCCGAACACTGGAAGAGATAGTAGAAGCAACGGGAGGGAAGAGATATTCGTCCCCTAAAGAAGTCTTTCGAGAGTTCAACAACCAATCATCCAGAGAGCAATCAATCCGTTCACTCCTTATTAGTATAGGCTTTCTACTATTCTTTAGTGAAATTGCAATAAGAAGGTTTGGATTAGGTCCTATAATGGGAGTCTTTGATAAGCTTAAAAGGAAGATACCCGTTACCGTTCCTAAAGAACGACCAACTTTTGAACAACTTGGCAGCAAAGTGAAACAGAACCGCGAGGGGAATGAGTTGGAGAAACCTACAAGCAGCAAGCAGACTATGCCTAAAGCTTCTGAGGAAAAGGGGCGGATAAACAAATCCAAGGTTAAACAGGATCCTCAAGAAACTAAGGATGATGATCGCCTTCAGCGTCTACTGAATGCCAAAAGGAGAAGAGACAAATAA
- a CDS encoding mechanosensitive ion channel family protein: MNYILGLSAISDRLSNFNWGGLLVTIGIGALQIIAIWIAFIIVKGAANKVVERVFDKYRKRNDVSEGRAQTLQSLSKNIIGYILIFVFFVTILQIFGIQVTAILAGAGIVGLAVGFGAQGLVSDVVTGFFILLEKQVDVGDYVSTGNFSGIVEEVGLRTTHIRGFDGTLHYVPNREITSVSNHSRGNMRALVDIGISYDDDIDKAMVVLQQVCDTIAQEDDNIVDGPNVLGVQTLGASDVVLRVLCKTKNMEQWGVERKLRKALKEALDQNGIEIPYPHQVYIEKKES, encoded by the coding sequence TTGAATTACATACTTGGTCTTAGTGCTATAAGTGACCGACTTTCCAATTTTAATTGGGGCGGTCTATTGGTGACGATTGGAATAGGCGCCTTACAGATAATAGCGATTTGGATCGCTTTCATTATCGTGAAAGGTGCAGCTAACAAAGTGGTTGAGAGAGTCTTTGATAAGTACAGAAAAAGAAATGATGTTTCTGAAGGTCGCGCCCAAACACTACAAAGTCTTTCAAAAAATATAATCGGATACATCCTGATTTTTGTTTTCTTTGTCACGATTTTACAAATCTTCGGTATCCAGGTGACGGCTATTCTCGCCGGAGCAGGAATTGTTGGCCTTGCAGTCGGCTTTGGGGCTCAAGGGTTAGTAAGTGATGTAGTGACTGGATTCTTTATTCTATTGGAAAAGCAAGTAGATGTAGGGGATTACGTGTCCACAGGAAATTTCTCAGGGATTGTAGAAGAGGTTGGTTTACGAACGACACATATTCGTGGGTTTGATGGTACTCTGCATTATGTGCCAAATAGAGAAATTACGAGTGTCAGCAATCATTCCCGTGGAAATATGAGAGCACTTGTTGATATCGGGATCTCATATGATGATGACATTGACAAAGCGATGGTGGTGCTTCAGCAGGTTTGTGATACGATCGCTCAAGAAGATGACAATATTGTAGATGGACCAAATGTGTTAGGGGTTCAGACACTTGGCGCTTCAGATGTAGTACTGAGAGTGCTATGCAAAACGAAAAACATGGAGCAATGGGGAGTGGAACGGAAGCTTCGTAAAGCTCTAAAAGAAGCTCTTGACCAAAATGGAATTGAAATTCCTTACCCTCACCAGGTTTATATTGAGAAGAAAGAAAGCTAA
- a CDS encoding peroxiredoxin, producing the protein MAERMVGKQAPRFEMDAVLPNKEFGKVSLEENMKNDKWTVLFFYPMDFTFVCPTEITAMSDRYDEFEDLDAEVIGVSTDTIHTHLAWINTDRKENGLGELRYPLAADTNHSVSSEYGVLIEDEGIALRGLYIINPEGELQYQVVFHNNIGRDVEETLRVLQALQTGGLCPANWKPGQKTL; encoded by the coding sequence ATGGCAGAACGCATGGTAGGCAAACAGGCTCCACGTTTTGAAATGGACGCTGTATTGCCAAACAAAGAATTCGGTAAAGTGTCACTGGAAGAAAATATGAAAAACGATAAGTGGACAGTATTGTTCTTCTACCCAATGGACTTCACTTTCGTTTGTCCAACTGAAATTACAGCAATGTCAGACCGCTACGATGAGTTCGAAGATTTAGATGCAGAAGTTATCGGTGTCTCTACAGACACTATTCATACCCACTTAGCTTGGATTAACACTGACCGTAAAGAAAATGGTCTTGGTGAGCTAAGATACCCATTAGCTGCAGATACAAACCACAGTGTATCCAGCGAATACGGAGTCCTAATTGAAGATGAAGGTATTGCTCTTCGCGGGCTATACATCATAAACCCAGAAGGGGAACTGCAATATCAAGTAGTATTCCACAACAATATCGGCCGAGACGTTGAAGAAACTTTACGTGTACTTCAAGCACTTCAAACTGGCGGACTTTGCCCGGCAAACTGGAAGCCAGGTCAAAAAACTTTATAA
- a CDS encoding TlpA disulfide reductase family protein, whose protein sequence is MKLREPMPELNGATEWLNGEVTKGELVGEKPTLIHFWSISCHLCKEAMPQVNEFRDQYSDKLNVMAVHMPRSEDDLNLEEIKKVAAEHDITQPIFVDSEHKLTDAFENQYVPAYYVFDKDGNLRHFQAGGSGMKMLEKRVNRVLDEMEKSE, encoded by the coding sequence ATGAAGCTTCGTGAACCGATGCCGGAATTAAACGGTGCTACAGAATGGTTAAATGGAGAAGTAACAAAGGGAGAGCTGGTAGGAGAAAAGCCGACACTTATTCACTTCTGGTCCATCTCATGTCACCTTTGTAAAGAAGCGATGCCACAAGTAAATGAATTTCGGGATCAATACAGTGATAAACTGAATGTTATGGCTGTCCATATGCCACGCTCCGAGGATGATCTGAACCTGGAAGAAATAAAGAAGGTAGCAGCTGAGCACGATATCACTCAGCCAATCTTCGTAGACAGTGAGCATAAATTGACCGATGCATTCGAAAATCAATATGTGCCGGCTTACTATGTCTTTGATAAAGACGGGAACCTTCGTCACTTCCAAGCGGGCGGAAGCGGAATGAAAATGCTTGAAAAACGCGTCAATCGTGTGCTCGATGAAATGGAAAAAAGCGAATAG